The following coding sequences are from one Leptolyngbya sp. NIES-3755 window:
- a CDS encoding hypothetical protein (hypothetical protein glr4306;~similar to AA sequence:cyanobase_aa:LBDG_29790): MLSMMTEEEQKYLYQFAKDHYVGEGAIVDLGCWLGASTIALAKGLQHSDRTEVRNSKIHSFDLFKWDASMDMFLNDTSLRFASGESFLEEYLKQIEPWKDQVQVYEGDLRDFPWQGGAIEFLFIDAMKSWELTTSIIRQYFGSLIPGRSIVYHQDYSFYGTFWIHLSMYRLRDYFEPIYDVPNAWGYVFRLKKAIPASLLSATYALEDYSIDEIEQAFEAAYQIVSFEKKSQIVGAKILVLMTLNETERARLELEKATANQLSVADLQIPLGLSFPFLIMQHCMQRIITSETQLHQNYQYFQTELAQASQEIQSLNAKISAMESSKFWQLRKQWFKLKRKMSLN, encoded by the coding sequence ATGCTCAGCATGATGACTGAGGAGGAGCAGAAATATCTCTATCAGTTTGCTAAAGATCACTATGTAGGCGAAGGCGCGATCGTCGATCTCGGTTGTTGGTTAGGGGCTTCTACGATCGCACTGGCGAAAGGATTACAACACAGCGATCGTACTGAGGTAAGAAACAGCAAAATTCACTCATTTGATCTGTTCAAATGGGATGCAAGTATGGATATGTTTCTGAATGATACTTCGCTCCGATTTGCATCAGGTGAGAGTTTTTTAGAGGAATATTTGAAGCAGATTGAACCCTGGAAGGATCAGGTTCAAGTGTATGAGGGAGATTTACGAGATTTTCCCTGGCAAGGTGGCGCGATCGAGTTTTTGTTTATCGACGCGATGAAATCCTGGGAGTTGACCACGAGTATTATTCGGCAGTATTTTGGTTCGTTGATTCCGGGACGCTCGATCGTATATCACCAAGATTATTCGTTTTACGGCACGTTCTGGATTCATCTCAGCATGTATCGACTGAGGGACTATTTTGAACCGATTTATGATGTACCGAATGCTTGGGGCTATGTGTTTCGTTTAAAGAAAGCCATTCCTGCCTCTTTGCTATCCGCAACTTATGCACTCGAAGACTATTCTATAGATGAAATTGAGCAAGCTTTTGAAGCTGCTTATCAGATTGTTTCATTCGAGAAGAAATCTCAAATTGTGGGTGCGAAAATCTTAGTGTTGATGACGCTTAATGAGACAGAACGAGCGCGATTAGAATTAGAAAAGGCGACCGCGAATCAGTTATCAGTTGCAGACCTACAGATTCCACTCGGTTTAAGTTTCCCGTTTCTAATCATGCAACATTGCATGCAGCGAATTATTACGAGTGAGACACAGCTACATCAAAACTACCAATACTTTCAAACAGAATTGGCTCAAGCAAGTCAAGAAATTCAATCGCTCAATGCGAAAATCTCAGCGATGGAAAGCAGCAAGTTTTGGCAACTCCGAAAACAATGGTTCAAACTCAAGCGAAAAATGAGCTTGAACTGA
- a CDS encoding glycosyl transferase, group 1 (similar to AA sequence:cyanobase_aa:LBDG_29800), with the protein MSERIFCTVITKNYLAYARTLAETLSEHHSDSKLYVLIVDRIEEYFQPEAELFEVIRFEDLPDQKTIEQMCFYYTPLELCCALRGMLHEYIVEHTNAESWIFLDCDIMVCSSLEPLFEALSETSILLTPHCSVPLPVKDAEHELNILMHGLSNAGFLGLRRTEQTREFLAWWKDRLKYYCFLDSALGDPRGLSVDQRWLNLVFLYFPDFKFVKHPGANIGHWNFYERKFQYGAEGKILVNGQPVLFLHFSGWDIDNPDYVSKHSPLYQEKDTSPWTEFARSYREKLLKNGYEETKQFPYTFATFHDRTPITQVMRRGYYDELKQGTAIANSPFDQPEHFRSKRYSLNSTHFLQEEVRIAYEQVIQLQQEKHHIYLTLEQAQTTLEQKEATLQQLQTALVEVQQNAEKERTRSRQIIETMENSIFWKMRDAWWRIKRKLGQAEVKLIEKE; encoded by the coding sequence ATGTCTGAAAGAATCTTTTGCACTGTTATTACAAAAAACTACCTGGCGTATGCTCGAACACTCGCCGAAACATTGAGTGAGCATCACTCGGACAGTAAACTTTATGTGTTGATTGTCGATCGTATCGAGGAGTATTTCCAACCCGAAGCGGAGCTGTTCGAGGTGATCCGATTTGAGGATTTGCCCGATCAAAAGACGATCGAACAAATGTGTTTCTACTACACTCCTTTAGAGTTGTGCTGTGCGCTTCGAGGAATGTTGCATGAATACATTGTTGAACACACCAACGCTGAAAGCTGGATTTTTCTAGATTGCGACATTATGGTTTGTAGCTCTCTAGAACCGTTGTTTGAAGCTTTATCTGAAACCTCAATTTTATTAACACCGCATTGTAGTGTTCCACTTCCTGTAAAAGATGCGGAACATGAATTAAATATCCTCATGCACGGATTAAGTAATGCTGGATTTCTCGGATTGAGAAGAACAGAACAAACTCGCGAATTTCTAGCTTGGTGGAAAGACAGATTAAAATACTATTGCTTTCTAGATTCTGCGCTTGGAGATCCGCGAGGATTGAGCGTCGATCAACGTTGGCTTAATCTTGTTTTTCTATATTTTCCTGATTTTAAGTTCGTAAAACATCCGGGTGCAAATATTGGTCACTGGAATTTTTATGAGCGAAAATTTCAGTATGGAGCAGAAGGCAAAATTCTTGTAAATGGGCAGCCAGTTCTCTTCCTTCACTTTAGTGGGTGGGATATTGATAACCCCGATTACGTTTCAAAGCATAGCCCACTTTATCAAGAGAAAGATACGTCGCCTTGGACAGAATTCGCAAGGAGCTATCGAGAGAAATTGTTGAAGAATGGCTATGAGGAAACAAAACAATTTCCTTACACTTTTGCGACCTTTCATGATCGAACTCCGATCACTCAAGTCATGAGACGGGGCTATTATGACGAACTAAAACAAGGAACTGCGATCGCGAATTCACCCTTCGATCAGCCTGAGCATTTTCGTTCTAAAAGATACTCGCTGAATTCAACTCATTTTCTACAAGAGGAAGTCCGAATTGCCTACGAGCAAGTGATCCAACTTCAGCAAGAGAAGCATCATATCTACCTCACGCTTGAACAAGCTCAAACGACTCTCGAACAAAAAGAAGCCACACTTCAGCAACTTCAAACCGCCCTTGTAGAAGTTCAACAGAATGCAGAAAAGGAGCGAACTCGATCGAGACAAATCATCGAAACAATGGAGAACAGTATTTTTTGGAAAATGAGAGATGCTTGGTGGAGAATCAAACGAAAATTGGGTCAAGCTGAAGTGAAATTGATAGAAAAAGAATGA
- a CDS encoding hypothetical protein (hypothetical protein FJSC11DRAFT_3243;~similar to AA sequence:cyanobase_aa:LBDG_29810), with amino-acid sequence MKMDNTEQTRVNIDTLIEKIRQEAARKQTVTRYQPPTNLDAANRIRSNNIEALLNAAQTKSQIRTDLPAKLQRFPWTVGGSFGKIALKLYSFLFKEQRAVNFSLIQANRETLLLNQNLLKKVAELQAEISDLQTRIDALENEE; translated from the coding sequence ATGAAGATGGATAACACCGAACAAACGAGAGTAAATATTGACACTTTGATTGAGAAAATCCGTCAGGAAGCTGCTAGGAAACAAACCGTCACTCGCTATCAGCCACCGACAAATTTAGATGCCGCAAATCGAATTCGATCAAACAATATTGAAGCGCTTTTAAATGCGGCTCAAACTAAATCTCAAATTAGAACAGATTTGCCAGCAAAGTTACAGCGATTTCCTTGGACTGTGGGAGGAAGCTTCGGCAAAATTGCACTCAAACTCTACAGCTTTCTCTTCAAGGAACAAAGAGCAGTCAATTTTTCATTGATTCAAGCGAACAGAGAAACCCTATTACTGAATCAAAACCTCTTGAAGAAAGTGGCTGAATTGCAGGCAGAAATTAGTGATTTGCAGACGAGAATTGATGCGCTAGAGAATGAGGAATGA
- a CDS encoding glycosyltransferase (similar to AA sequence:cyanobase_aa:LBDG_29820) has protein sequence MRIAIATVQVPFIRGGAEILADGLLRAIQEAGHSAELIAMPFRFSPVSEIQRSMQLWASENFENLNGYQCDRVICLKFPAFYLQHSNKVGWILHQHRSVYDLWNTEFTTEFSRSAEGKQLKLEITEQDTKALSTFRGIYTIAKNVSKRLQQFNQIDSIPLYHPPEFAEAFYTKPAEPYIFFPSRLETLKRQDLLIQAMRFVRSPMVALLGGEGGQQPYLESLIEQHGLQQKVRLLGRLTDTEKLSFYAHCLGVFFAPYNEDYGYVTLEAMLSRKPVITCIDAGEPVEFVVNGQTGWIVEPEPKAIAEKIDQLYDQQAIAKEMGVAGHDRYHALDISWSNVVQKLIH, from the coding sequence ATGAGAATTGCGATCGCAACGGTTCAAGTTCCATTTATCAGAGGAGGAGCCGAAATTCTAGCGGATGGACTGCTCCGCGCCATTCAAGAAGCAGGACATTCGGCAGAACTGATTGCGATGCCGTTTCGATTTTCGCCTGTGTCAGAGATTCAGCGGAGTATGCAGCTTTGGGCATCCGAAAATTTTGAAAACCTGAATGGCTATCAATGCGATCGCGTAATTTGTCTAAAGTTTCCAGCATTCTATTTGCAGCATTCAAATAAAGTGGGCTGGATTTTGCACCAACATCGATCCGTTTACGATTTGTGGAATACCGAATTTACGACGGAATTTTCTCGAAGCGCAGAAGGCAAGCAGTTAAAGTTAGAAATTACTGAGCAAGATACAAAAGCACTGAGTACATTTCGTGGGATTTATACGATCGCGAAAAACGTCTCAAAACGATTACAGCAATTCAATCAAATTGATTCAATCCCGCTTTATCATCCTCCAGAATTTGCAGAAGCGTTTTACACCAAACCTGCTGAACCATATATTTTCTTTCCAAGTCGTTTAGAAACGCTGAAACGACAGGATTTACTGATTCAAGCGATGCGATTTGTACGATCGCCAATGGTCGCTTTACTCGGTGGAGAAGGGGGACAGCAACCGTATCTTGAGAGTCTGATTGAACAACACGGATTACAGCAAAAAGTTCGCTTACTTGGACGATTAACCGATACCGAAAAATTGAGCTTTTACGCACATTGCTTGGGCGTTTTCTTCGCGCCCTACAATGAAGATTATGGATATGTGACGCTTGAAGCAATGCTTTCTCGCAAACCTGTGATTACTTGCATAGATGCGGGTGAGCCAGTGGAATTTGTGGTGAACGGGCAAACAGGTTGGATTGTTGAACCAGAGCCGAAAGCGATCGCAGAAAAAATCGATCAGTTATATGACCAGCAAGCGATCGCGAAAGAAATGGGAGTCGCGGGACACGATCGTTATCACGCGCTCGATATTTCTTGGAGTAATGTGGTGCAGAAGTTGATACATTAA
- a CDS encoding hypothetical protein (hypothetical protein OSCI_3590061;~similar to AA sequence:cyanobase_aa:LBDG_29830) yields the protein MISLKGLLNSFRSSSRKQSEESATSYIYRPDVPQIDFAAGVEHLRRSGRSVVEHGVENTRPEAVANVIELGKQIGIEFKEFSIDVNLYKQYFNQAEYAKRYAEYYRGNQPEKTLEHFICYSLLGLNSDDVFVDLASEHSPVPEIFGRLSGATTYSQDIMYPAGIEGNRIGGDACAMPVSDGFMSKAALTCSLEHFELDADTRLFQELARVLKPGGKICVVPFYVFDREAVQTDPTVSVPANVPFDSTATIYCAPGWGNRHGRFYSPQSFMQRIICPVQNQFKFEFFHLKNAAEVDSSVYARFAFTATRL from the coding sequence ATGATTTCTCTGAAAGGTTTGCTGAACTCGTTTCGATCGAGTAGTCGAAAACAGTCTGAAGAAAGCGCAACTTCTTATATTTATCGCCCTGATGTTCCTCAAATCGACTTTGCCGCAGGAGTCGAACATCTCAGACGCAGTGGACGATCGGTGGTTGAACATGGAGTTGAAAACACGCGCCCGGAAGCTGTCGCAAATGTGATCGAATTAGGCAAACAAATCGGCATTGAATTCAAAGAATTCTCGATCGATGTTAACCTCTATAAACAGTATTTCAATCAGGCAGAATACGCGAAACGTTATGCAGAGTACTATCGCGGAAATCAACCTGAAAAAACGTTAGAACATTTTATTTGCTATTCATTACTGGGGCTGAATTCGGACGATGTTTTTGTCGATTTAGCCAGCGAACATTCTCCAGTTCCAGAGATTTTCGGGCGCTTATCTGGGGCGACAACTTACAGTCAAGATATTATGTACCCGGCTGGAATCGAAGGAAATCGTATCGGTGGTGATGCTTGTGCAATGCCTGTTTCCGATGGATTTATGTCAAAGGCAGCGTTAACTTGCTCGCTCGAACATTTTGAACTAGATGCAGATACTCGCTTGTTTCAAGAATTAGCAAGAGTGCTGAAACCGGGTGGAAAAATTTGCGTCGTTCCGTTTTATGTCTTCGATCGAGAAGCAGTTCAGACTGATCCAACGGTGAGCGTTCCTGCTAACGTTCCCTTTGATTCAACTGCGACGATTTACTGCGCTCCAGGTTGGGGAAATCGGCATGGACGATTCTACAGTCCTCAATCGTTTATGCAGCGAATTATTTGCCCGGTTCAAAATCAATTTAAATTTGAGTTCTTTCACTTAAAAAATGCAGCCGAAGTTGATTCTTCAGTCTATGCTCGATTTGCTTTCACAGCGACTCGTCTTTAG